The Amphiprion ocellaris isolate individual 3 ecotype Okinawa chromosome 6, ASM2253959v1, whole genome shotgun sequence genome contains a region encoding:
- the LOC111578457 gene encoding zinc finger protein 260-like, with protein MCSVEHLRELIRDRLTAAAGEIFTEFEKTIVQYQEEIDRQRRLLDVIWKPHIPLQSIELPQSYVCENEKTLVDHQPHDQERNSMVDHDDPEPPQIKDQQEKLCTSLEQSNPEISQIKREEEEFCTIQNKSNPERPQIKKEQDELCSSQEEEQLGLKQETDPFAMTPDDEESDHSEPKPSNDQLLFHISFAAESPDQDGSKNVDSGSTSCIKLKSRHHSTSSHSNDVDNAPTSERQCDNDKATKSLTCGVCGKAFRYKSNLITHHRTHTGEKPYSCEICGKCFTQRSNLTAHMRCHTGEKPYSCGTCGKSFTQRGSLTDHMRHHTELPQSYVCENEKTLIDHQPHDQERNSMVDHEDPELPLINDQQEELCTSLEQSNPEISQIKKEQEEFCTIQYKSNPERPQIKKEQDELCSSQEEELLGLKQETNTFVVTSASEESDHSEPKSNTDQLLFHISCAAESPDQEGSKDVDSGSTRHVKLKPRHHSTSSHSNDVDNAPTSERQCDNDKATKSLTCEMCGKAFKYKSELIRHHRTHTGEKPYSCGTCGKSFSQRCTFTAHMRCHTGEKPYVCNSCGKRFSQRTHLTVHMRCHTGEKPYVCNTCGKRFPRSSAHNKHMTIHKMGKSYSCGTCGKSFVKRSPLTDHMRIHTGEKPRS; from the exons ATGTGTTCAGTTGAGCATCTGAGAGAGTTGATCAGGGACagactaactgctgctgctggagaaatattcacagagtttgAAAAAACCATCGTCCAGTACCAGGAGGAGATCGATCGTCAGCGCAGACTGCTGGATGTCATCTGGAAACCACACATCCCCTTACAATCCatag AGCTCCCACAGTCTTATGTCTGTGAGAATGAGAAGACTCTCGTTGACCATCAGCCCCATGACCAGGAGAGAAACTCCATGGTGGACCATGATGATCCAGaacctccacagattaaagacCAGCAGGAGAAACTCTGCACCAGTCTGGAGCAATCAAACCCAGAGATTTCTCAAAttaaaagagaagaggaagaattCTGCACCATTCAGAACAAGTCAAATCCAGAGCGTCCTCAAATTAAAAAGGAACAGGATGAACTCTGCTCCAGTCAGGAGGAAGAGCAACTTGGATTGAAACAGGAGACTGATCCCTTTGCGATGACTCCTGATGATGAGGAAAGTGACCACAGTGAACCAAAACCAAGCAATGATCAGCTCCTGTTTCACATCTCTTTTGCAGCTGAGAGCCCAGATCAGGATGGAAGCAAGAATGTAGACTCAGGATCAACTAGCTGTATCAAGCTGAAGTCAAGACATCACAGTACCAGCAGTCACAGTAATGATGTAGACAATGCTCCAACGTCAGAGAGACAGTGTGATAATGACAAGGCAACAAAATCTCTAACATGTGGTGTCTGTGGAAAAGCCTTTAGGTATAAGTCAAATTTAATCACACATCACAGaacccacacaggtgagaagccgtattCTTGTGAAATCTGTGGAAAATGCTTCACTCAACGTTCCAATTTGACTGCCCACATGAGATGTCACACTGGTGAGAAGCCATATTCTTGTGGAACCTGTGGAAAAAGCTTCACTCAACGGGGCTCTTTGACTGACCACATGAGacatcacacag AGCTCCCACAGTCTTATGTCTGTGAGAATGAGAAGACTCTCATTGACCATCAGCCCCATGACCAGGAGCGAAACTCCATGGTGGACCATGAGGACCCAGAACTTCCACTGATTAATGACCAGCAGGAGGAACTCTGCACCAGTCTGGAGCAATCAAACCCAGAGATTTCTCAAATTAAAAAGGAACAGGAAGAATTCTGCACCATTCAGTACAAGTCAAACCCAGAACGTCCTCAAATTAAAAAGGAACAGGATGAACTCTGCTCCAGTCAGGAGGAAGAGCTACTTGGATTGAAACAGGAGACTAATACCTTTGTTGTGACTTCTGCTTCTGAGGAAAGTGATCACAGTGAACCAAAATCAAACACTGATCAGCTCCTGTTTCACATCTCTTGTGCAGCTGAGAGCCCAGATCAAGAAGGAAGCAAGGATGTAGACTCAGGATCAACTAGACATGTCAAGCTGAAGCCAAGACATCACAGTACCAGCAGTCACAGTAATGATGTAGACAATGCTCCAACGTCAGAGAGACAGTGTGATAATGACAAGGCAACAAAATCTTTAACATGTGAGATGTGTGGAAAAGCTTTTAAGTATAAGTCAGAGTTAATCAGACATCACAGaacccacacaggtgagaagccatattCTTGTGGTACATGTGGAAAAAGCTTTAGTCAACGGTGCACTTTTACTGCTCACATGAGATGTCAtacaggtgagaagccatatGTTTGTAACAGCTGTGGAAAAAGATTCAGTCAACGGACCCATTTGACCGTCCACATGAGatgtcacacaggtgagaagccgtatgtttgtaacacctgtggaaaaaGATTTCCTCGTTCATCAGCACATAACAAGCACATGACAATTCACAAAATGGGAAAGTCGTATTCTTGTGGAACCTGTGGAAAAAGTTTCGTTAAGCGTTCCCCTTTGACTGACCACATGAGaatccacacaggtgagaagccgcgATCCTGA
- the LOC111578599 gene encoding zinc finger protein with KRAB and SCAN domains 8-like, with protein sequence MCSVEHLRELIRDRLTAAAGEIFTEFEKTIVQYQEEIDRQRTLLDVIWKPHIPLQSIELPQSYVCENEKTLVDHQPHDQERNSTVDHEDPEPPLINDQQEELCTSLEQSNPEISQIKKEQEEFCTIQNKSNPERPQIKKEQDELCSSQEEELLGLKQETDTFVVTSASEESDHTKPKPNNDQLLFHISCEAENPDQEGSKDVDSGSTRCIKLKPRHHSISSQSNDVDNVPVSERQCDNDKATKSLTCEICGKAFRYKSELIRHHRTHTGEKPYSCGTCGKSFSQRCTFTAHMRCHTGEKPYVCNTCGKRFSGSSAHNRHMTVHKMGKSYSCGTCGKSFIQRSHLTAHMRIHTGEKS encoded by the exons ATGTGTTCAGTTGAGCATCTGAGAGAGTTGATCAGGGACagactaactgctgctgctggagaaatattcacagagtttgAAAAAACCATCGTCCAGTACCAGGAGGAGATCGATCGTCAGCGCACACTGCTGGATGTCATCTGGAAACCACACATCCCCTTACAATCCatag AGCTCCCACAGTCTTATGTCTGTGAGAATGAGAAGACTCTCGTTGACCATCAGCCCCATGACCAGGAGAGAAACTCCACGGTGGACCATGAGGACCCAGAACCTCCACTGATTAATGACCAGCAGGAGGAACTCTGCACCAGTCTGGAGCAATCAAACCCAGAGATTTCTCAAATTAAAAAGGAACAGGAAGAATTCTGCACTATTCAGAACAAGTCAAATCCAGAGCGTCCTCAAATTAAAAAGGAACAGGATGAACTCTGCTCCAGTCAGGAGGAAGAGCTACTTGGATTGAAACAGGAGACTGATACCTTTGTCGTGACTTCTGCTTCTGAGGAAAGTGATCACACtaaaccaaaaccaaacaatGATCAGCTCCTGTTTCACATCTCTTGTGAAGCTGAGAACCCAGATCAGGAAGGAAGCAAGGATGTAGACTCAGGATCAACTAGATGTATCAAGCTGAAGCCAAGACATCACAGTATCAGCAGTCAAAGTAATGATGTAGACAATGTTCCAGTGTCAGAGAGACAGTGTGATAATGACAAGGCAACAAAATCTCTAACATGTGAGATTTGTGGAAAAGCTTTTAGGTATAAGTCAGAGTTAATCAGACATCACAGaacccacacaggtgagaagccgtattCTTGTGGTACATGTGGAAAAAGCTTCAGTCAACGGTGCACTTTTACTGCTCACATGAGatgtcacacaggtgagaagccgtatgtttgtaacacctgtggaaaaaGATTTTCTGGTTCATCAGCACATAACAGGCACATGACAGTTCACAAAATGGGAAAGTCGTATTCTTGTGGAACCTGTGGAAAAAGTTTCATTCAGCGTTCCCATTTGACTGCCCACATGAGaatccacacaggtgagaagtcGTGA
- the LOC111578465 gene encoding zinc finger protein 892-like produces MVIVVLIDPGTKNQSCLFRELPQSYVCENEKTLIDHQPHDQERNSTVDHDDPEPPLINDQQEELCTSLEQSNPEISQIKKEQEEFCTIQNKSNPESPQIKKEQDELCSSQEEELLGLKQETDTFVVTSASEESDHTKPKPNNDQLLFHISCEAENPDQEGSKDVDSGSTSCIKLKPRHHSISSQSNDVDNVPVSERQCDNDKATKSLTCEMCGKAFKYKSELIRHHRTHTGEKPYSCGTCGKSFSQRTHLTVHIRCHTGEKLYVCNTCGKRFSGSSAHNKHMKIHKMGKSYSCGTCGKSFIQRSHLTAHMRIHTGEKS; encoded by the exons ATGGTGATCGTTGTGTTGATTGACCCTGGAACCAAGAACCAAAGTTGCCTGTTCAGAG AGCTCCCACAGTCTTATGTCTGTGAGAATGAGAAGACTCTCATTGACCATCAGCCCCATGACCAGGAGAGAAACTCCACGGTGGACCATGATGACCCAGAACCTCCACTGATTAATGACCAGCAGGAGGAACTCTGCACCAGTCTGGAGCAATCAAACCCAGAGATTTCTCAAATTAAAAAGGAACAGGAAGAATTCTGCACCATTCAGAACAAGTCAAATCCAGAGAGTCCTCAAATTAAAAAGGAACAGGATGAACTCTGCTCCAGTCAGGAGGAAGAGCTACTTGGATTGAAACAGGAGACTGATACCTTTGTTGTGACTTCTGCTTCTGAGGAAAGTGATCACACtaaaccaaaaccaaacaatGATCAGCTCCTGTTTCACATCTCTTGTGAAGCTGAGAACCCAGATCAGGAAGGAAGCAAGGATGTAGACTCAGGATCAACTAGCTGTATCAAGCTGAAGCCAAGACATCACAGTATCAGCAGTCAAAGTAATGATGTAGACAATGTTCCAGTGTCAGAGAGACAGTGTGATAATGACAAGGCAACAAAATCTCTAACATGTGAGATGTGTGGAAAAGCTTTTAAGTATAAGTCAGAGTTAATCAGACATCACAGaacccacacaggtgagaagccgtattCTTGTGGTACATGTGGAAAAAGCTTCAGTCAACGGACTCATTTGACTGTCCACATCAGatgtcacacaggtgagaagctgtatgtttgtaacacctgtggaaaaaGATTTTCTGGTTCATCAGCACATAACAAGCacatgaaaattcacaaaatggGAAAGTCGTATTCTTGTGGAACCTGTGGAAAAAGTTTCATTCAGCGTTCCCATTTGACTGCCCACATGAGaatccacacaggtgagaagtcGTGA